A genomic window from Maylandia zebra isolate NMK-2024a linkage group LG20, Mzebra_GT3a, whole genome shotgun sequence includes:
- the LOC143414340 gene encoding uncharacterized protein LOC143414340 translates to MGDMDVEAHAVLQGGAEITTDLAGLVGMIDTFDRPGKAFAAGTYAGADAFADGFEDKPGKRVPKAGVYAAAGVGYARAEWSVFDAEAKGPNASAGAGASLSSLSARAFARAEVASASASAGPLKAKVGLAVDTGVGIGARGLEAQVLGTGFTIGPTLRIYLLGNGFELNLV, encoded by the exons ATGGGAG atATGGATGTTGAGG CGCATGCAGTTCTGCAAGGAGGTGCAGAAATTACTACTGATTTGGCTGGGTTAGTGGGGATGATCGACACCTTTGATCGGCCCGGTAAAGCTTTTGCTGCTGGTACCTACGCAGGAGCAGATGCATTTGCAGATGGATTTGAGGACAAACCTGGAAAGCGTGTTCCAAAGGCAGGAGTGTATGCTGCTGCAGGAGTGGGCTACGCTCGTGCTGAGTGGAGCGTTTTTGACGCGGAAGCCAAAGGTCCAAATGCCAGTGCAGGAGCCGGAGCTTCTCTATCTTCTCTCAGTGCACGAGCTTTTGCCAGAGCAGAAGTAGCCAGTGCTTCAGCCTCTGCTGGTCCATTGAAAGCTAAAGTCGGCCTGGCAGTAGATACAGGAGTTGGAATTGGTGCCAGGGGTCTAGAAGCACAAGTTCTAGGAACTGGTTTCACTATTGGTCCTACACTGAGGATTTACCTGTTAGGCAACGGTTTTGAACTTAACCTTGTATAG